From the Micromonospora lupini genome, one window contains:
- a CDS encoding helix-turn-helix transcriptional regulator has product MTRPAARGGSRASADRLARLLNLVPYLLARPGIEIAEAAGDLGITERQLREDLELLWVCGLPGYGPGDLIDMAFDGDRVTITYDAGIDRPLRLTPDEALALVVALRMLAETPGVANREAIERALAKIEDAAGDLVGAPVAVRLPGDTRQVEALRAAVEGGRALRITYYTAARDETTERVVDPLRMLMVGGRAYVEAWCRRAEAVRLFRADRIDAITELDEPAAVPPQAVPHDRTEGVFRPSSDLPLITLRVGRSERWITEYYPCERVEAGDGDQWLVSLRVTDLGWARRFVLGLGADVTVVAPVELAEQVRATAAAALDAYAVPVATVRRAPADSVPPGVPSGDPAVAAGTQ; this is encoded by the coding sequence GTGACCCGCCCGGCCGCCCGCGGCGGTTCCCGGGCCTCGGCCGACCGACTGGCGCGGCTGCTCAACCTGGTGCCCTACCTGCTGGCCCGACCCGGCATCGAGATCGCCGAGGCGGCCGGTGACCTGGGCATCACCGAACGGCAGCTCCGGGAGGACCTGGAGCTGCTGTGGGTGTGCGGGCTGCCCGGTTACGGCCCCGGTGACCTGATCGACATGGCGTTCGACGGCGACCGGGTGACAATCACCTACGACGCCGGGATCGACAGGCCGCTGCGGCTCACCCCCGACGAGGCCCTCGCGCTCGTGGTGGCGCTGCGGATGCTCGCCGAGACCCCGGGCGTGGCCAACCGGGAGGCCATCGAGCGGGCCCTCGCCAAGATCGAGGACGCCGCCGGTGACCTGGTGGGCGCACCGGTCGCGGTCCGGCTGCCCGGCGACACCCGACAGGTCGAGGCGCTGCGCGCCGCCGTGGAGGGCGGCAGGGCGCTGCGGATCACCTACTACACGGCTGCCCGGGACGAGACGACCGAGCGCGTCGTCGACCCGCTGCGGATGCTGATGGTCGGCGGTCGGGCGTACGTGGAGGCGTGGTGCCGGCGTGCGGAGGCGGTCCGGCTGTTCCGGGCCGACCGGATCGACGCGATCACCGAACTGGACGAGCCGGCAGCCGTTCCGCCGCAGGCCGTCCCGCACGACCGCACCGAGGGTGTCTTCCGGCCGTCGTCCGACCTGCCGCTGATCACCCTGCGGGTCGGTCGGAGCGAGCGGTGGATCACCGAGTACTACCCGTGCGAGCGGGTCGAGGCCGGCGACGGCGACCAGTGGCTCGTCTCGCTGCGGGTGACCGACCTGGGGTGGGCGCGGCGGTTCGTGCTGGGCCTCGGCGCGGATGTCACAGTTGTCGCCCCGGTCGAGCTTGCCGAACAGGTCCGGGCGACAGCCGCCGCCGCGCTCGACGCGTACGCCGTGCCCGTGGCCACTGTCCGGCGGGCCCCTGCCGATTCCGTGCCGCCCGGGGTGCCGTCGGGCGATCCGGCGGTGGCCGCCGGCACCCAGTAG